Below is a window of Komagataella phaffii GS115 chromosome 1, complete sequence DNA.
GTAGGGAGACCCACAGAGAACTGAGCAAAATTTGGCTTGACCAGTTGGTTTATGAGTCCGAACATGCTCAAGGTGTGTTGGTTGaaagctttttgatcaGTGATTGAGTGGACTTTTCAGGTTGGGCGCGAACTATTCCAAAGTTCGTTTGTCCTTGACCCTTGTAAGGGAAGAGGCTCCTGGGAGCACCTCGAATGCTCCTCCAAGGATCTGCTCGTGATTCGTCAACTCTAGTTACCCCAACCACTAAATGAACAGGTCGGTGTTCAGGTTTGCGAGGTACTTTTCGACTAAGAAGGTGCCAACAAGTGTCACTGTTAATGGCCAAACTTATGCCACCGACAGCTGGACCAATGTGCCCGCAAGTATCGTGGCCTTGACGGATCGTCAACTTCATCTGGACCAAAATCATCCAATTGGAATACTACGAAGTCTAATAGAAAATTCGTTCAAAGGTATGGGATACACTTTCTATAATAACTTCAAACCAGTGGTTACAACgtttgaaaattttgacGTTTTGGGATTCCCAGAAAATCACCCAGGAAGGTCAAAGTCAGACACCTACTACATCAATGAAAAAACACTGTTGAGAACGCATACCTCCGCCCACGAGCACGAATGCTTCCAGAAATGCTCAACTCCCGGTTATTTCATCTCTGCTGATGTTTATAGACGAGATGAGATTGACAGAACGCATTATCCGGCTTTCCACCAAATGGAAGGTGCTCGTATCTGGAGTCGTTCAGAGCTCGGGGATTCATTGCATGAAAAATTACGCCAGGACATAGCTTCCattccaaaagttgacaTAATAGTGGAAGATCCAAACCCTGCTTTCAGTGATgcaacaaatccaaaacAGTCTTACATGACTGATGTTGAGACGGATCTGGTATCTCAACATCTGAAAAGAACCCTTGAACTTCTGGTCAACCAGGTCTTCAACGAGGCCAAAAAATCTGCGAAGTTGGCAGGATCCGAAGAACCATACTTGAACGAACCATTACGTGTCAGATGGATAGAAGCTTATTTCCCTTGGACAGCTCCTAGTTACGAGATTGAGGTCTGGTGGAAGGGAGAATGGTTAGAGGTCTGCGGCTGTGGAGTCGTGAGAGAACAAGTTCTGACGAATTCTGGTATTGAAGACACCATTGGTTGGGCTTTTGGTGTTGGTCTAGATCGAATTGCTATGCTCTTGTTTGGTATTCCCGATATTAGATTGTTCTGGACTCTTGATGAGAGATTTAGCTCGCAATTTACTAAAGGCTCGATCACTACTTTCAAACCGTATTCCAAATACCCAGGAACTACTCGTGacgtttctttttggcttCCGGATACCGACAAACTACCTCTGCACGAGAACGACTTGATGGAGATTGTCAGAGACACAGCTGGTGATTTGGTAGAAAGCGTCAAATTGGTGGATCAGTTCGTGCACCCCAAAACTGGTCGTAAGAGCCAATGCTACAGAATAAACTACCAATCTATGGACCGCTCACTAACAAACGATGAAATTAACGTTTACCAAGAGAGGGTAAGAGATATTTTGAGTTCTACCTACGAAATAGAACTCCGTTAGCCTGTATATATTAATGCTTAGATAAGcttatttttcaaacgTACACTAGAgttgattatgtaatcgCATTGATTTAGTCTCAGGGATCTTTTCTTACGGTGGGGTCCATTCgaaattttctttcagtATACCAAATGGGACATCCTTCTATCACCATCTTGTATGGCTCCGAGACCGGAAATTCTCAGGAGTTTGCACAGGTCCTTGGTAGAAAATGCCTATATTTATCTTTGAACACAGTTGTCTCGTCATTGGATAActttgatttgaagagGTTGTTGG
It encodes the following:
- a CDS encoding Mitochondrial phenylalanyl-tRNA synthetase alpha subunit, active as a monomer is translated as MNRSVFRFARYFSTKKVPTSVTVNGQTYATDSWTNVPASIVALTDRQLHLDQNHPIGILRSLIENSFKGMGYTFYNNFKPVVTTFENFDVLGFPENHPGRSKSDTYYINEKTLLRTHTSAHEHECFQKCSTPGYFISADVYRRDEIDRTHYPAFHQMEGARIWSRSELGDSLHEKLRQDIASIPKVDIIVEDPNPAFSDATNPKQSYMTDVETDLVSQHLKRTLELLVNQVFNEAKKSAKLAGSEEPYLNEPLRVRWIEAYFPWTAPSYEIEVWWKGEWLEVCGCGVVREQVLTNSGIEDTIGWAFGVGLDRIAMLLFGIPDIRLFWTLDERFSSQFTKGSITTFKPYSKYPGTTRDVSFWLPDTDKLPLHENDLMEIVRDTAGDLVESVKLVDQFVHPKTGRKSQCYRINYQSMDRSLTNDEINVYQERVRDILSSTYEIELR